A stretch of DNA from Henriciella sp. AS95:
TATGCGCTCATGTGTGAAGCCCTCGACGTCGATCCGAACCATTGCGTGTATCTCGATGATCTCGGCATCAATCTCAAACCCGCACGGGCCATGGGCATGACGACAATCAAGGTGCTTAACGAAGATCAGCTCCTCGCTGACCTCGGCAAAGCAACAGGCTGGCAGGTCACTGCATGAAGCAAGGCGCGGCCGTCTTTCTTTTCCTGGCTGCGCTGGCCGTCGCTTCTTGCGGCGGTGAGGAGCCGGTTGAAACGGTCCGCCTGAAAGTTGAAGCAGCGCCGGACTATATGCGTCCAAGCGAGGCGGACGAAAGTGTCGAGAGCGACCTGTCCGAAGACGCGCAGGCCACAGTCGACGAGCTGCGGCGTATTATCGAGAGCAACTCTCTCAACCAACTTGCCCGGTTTGCCGATTCAGAGCCCGCCTTCATTTCCAACTTTGCAGGCGCATCACACCGCACCCATTGGGATTTGCTGCGCCGGACGGGGTTCGACCCGATCCTGACCCTGGAAAAGCTTCTGGACGGGCCGCACGGCGTGAAAATGGTGTCGGGCGAGGCCTGGTTTATCTGGCCGGAACTTGCCGCGCTCGACCCAGAAGAGCTGCAGCATGAACGCCTGAGCTTCAGTCAACGGGCCCGTCTTGAGGAACTTGTCGGTGAAAGCGGCATTGCTGAGGTAAGGAATGGAGACGGCTATCCGGGCGTGCGGACCGCAATCGCCGAAGATGGCCGTTGGCTCTATTTCGTACATGAGACAGCAGGCGAGGAGTAGCCAATATGGCCGACAAGATGGAACTGGACACAGCACTCGGACAAGTGGAGGGCTGGTCAGCTGCCGAAGATGGCAAGCACGCGATTTTCAAGGCGTTCGAATTCGACGATTTCGCGACAGCGTTCGGCTTCATGAGCGCAATGGCCACGCAGGCCGAGAAGGCCGATCACCACCCCGAGTGGTTCAACGTCTACAACAAGGTCGAGGTGACACTGACCAGCCATGATGCCGGCGGCGTCACGGAGAAGGATGTGAAACTGGCCCGCAAGATGGATGCGTTTGCGAGCAAGCTCGTCTAAGCCTGTCTTCAGGCGCTCATCCGCAGGATGAGATCATCGATTTCATTCATGAGATTTTCGTCTTCCTGACTGCGGCGCTGGGCGCGCTCGGGTCCAGCCACCGACAGGCAGCGCGTCAGGACGGTCAGAAGCTGGCGTTCGTCGATCGGTTTCGAGACATAGTCTGACATGCCCATACTGATATAGCGTTCGCGATCGCCCGCCATGGCATCGGCCGTCAGAGCGATGGTCGGCACCTCAGACCAGGCCTCATCACTGTCTCGAATTCTGCTGAGTGTTTCGGGCCCATCCATTTCAGGCATGTGGATGTCGAGCAAAACAATATCGACCGGCGTCTTGCTGAGAACGTCAAGCGCTTCGCGGCCACTTCCTGCTTCGATGACGTGAAGGCCGAGAGGCTCTATGAACAGGCGGGCAACGCGGCGATTGATCCGATTGTCATCCACGACGAGTGCCGTCTTGCCGCGGAAGTCGACGACGCGTTCATCTTTCCTCGGCGAGACGAGTTCTGGTGCGAAGACAGGTGTTGAGGGCCGGGTGTCGCTATTGGCCGGCTGCGCCACGCGTTTCGCTTCCATCGAAAAGGTAAAGATCGAGCCCTTACCCGGTTTCGACACAGCGTTGATATCACCCCCCATCAGGCGAGCGAGCTTGCGGGCGATTGAGAGGCCAAGGCCGGACCCGCCAAAACTGCGCGTGGTGGACGCATCGGCTTGCTGGAAGTTCTGGAACAGTTTGGAGACTTGCTGTTCCGTCATGCCGATCCCGGTGTCAGAGACGTGAATTTTAAGACGCACATTATCAGGGTCTGTGCAGTCTTCGCATGTGGCCGCCACGATGACCCCGCCTGTCGAGGTGAATTTCAGAGCATTCGATAGCAGATTGTCGATACACTGGCGGAAACGAACAGGGTCAAATTCCATGACCGACGGAATATTCTTGTCGACGATCACGCGCAGGAACAGTCCCTTCTCTTCGGCGCGCGGGCGGTAGAAGCGTTCGGTGCGCTTCAGCTTGTGACGGAAGTCATCCGTAATCGGCGCGATCTCAAGCTTGCCAGCCTCGATTTTCGAAAGGTCGAGAATGTCATTGAGCAACGTCATGAGGGATTTGGAGCAGTCGAGAATGGCATCAACCATTTCACGCTCTTCGTGCTGCAGGTTGCGATGGCCGAGCGCCTGCGCCATGCCGAGAATACCGTTGAGGGGCGTGCGGATTTCGTGGCTCATCGATGCGAGAAATTCGGATTTCGCTTCACTGGCGGCCAGGGCGTCGCGCTTTGCATGGCGGAGTTTGCGCTCATGGTTGCGAAAATCCGTCACTTCAGTGCTGATACAGAGAATGTTGCCATCGGGCAGCTGTGAATACGTGGCTTTCAGATGACGCCGGTCAATTGTCGGTGCCTCTATTTCCCCGAAGGCTCGCATTTTCGTGATCAGTTTTTCTGATTGAGCCTCCACATCGAAACCCTCGATATGACCAGCGATAACCCGCGTACTATGGATCATCGATTCTTCCAGCGTGTGACCTTTTGCGAGGTGCTCATAGAACTCGGGAAAATGTCCGCGCGCGGTCTCGTTCACGTAAAGCAGGCTGAAATCGGGTCCGTGAATGGCAAAGCCATTGTCGATACTTTCCAGCGCATCGAGAAGCTGGTCGGTGGACAAATGAAGGTTTTTGCGATGCGGCACGACAATTCCCCAGATTCTATTTTCTCCTCAATTAAGGGGAAATCATTGAGGAAATGTTCACAATGTCTGATTGCAAAACGCCCCTTCGGCCGCTTGACGACAGGCCGCGAAACTGAAACTCAGACGGGCTGGAAAAGACACAAAAACAGGGAGGCAATCGATGGGCCGGGTTTCAGGAAAGATGGCGCTTGTCACAGGCGGTGCGCAGGGGCTGGGTGAGGCGACAGCGTGGATGCTCGCTCGCGAAGGCGCCAAGGTCACGGTGACGGACGTCAACGGTGAGGGCGCGCAGAAGGTGGCTGCAGCGATCAACGCCGAGCTTGGCGAAGGCACGGCGTTCGCCTGGCAGCATGATGTGACCGATGCAGAGCGCTGGCAAGTCGTTCTCAAGGAAGCGCATGACGCGATGGGCGGGCTGAATGTGCTGGTCAACAATGCCGGCATCGGCTCGCTCGGTTCGGTTGAGGACGAGAAGTACGAGACCTTCCGCCATGTGCAGAACGTCGATGTCGATTCGATCTTCCATGGCTGCAAGTACGCCATCCCGCTGATGCGCGACCATGGGCTCGGCTCGATCGTGAACATCTCATCGATTGCCGGCATCGTCGCGAGCGCCAACTATATCGCCTATAACACGGCCAAGGCGGCTGTGCGCCACATGTCAAAGTCGATCGCGCTGCACTGCGCCAAGACGGGCGGCCAGATCCGCTGCAACTCTGTGCACCCGGTTTTCATCAACACGCCGATCCTCGACCGCACCAAGGAAATGTTCGGCGAGGAGGAAGCGCTGGCAAAGCTTGGCCGCCAGATCCCGCTCGGCAAGGTCGGCGAGCCGGACGATATCGCTTACGCCGTACTCTATCTCGCCTCGGATGAGAGCAAGCTCGTCACGGGCATTGAGCTGAAGGTCGATGGCGGCATTTCGGCCATGTAAGCTGTGGGCTGGCCAGCCTTGGATTAGAGCGCTGGCGCGGTCTAATTGTAGGTGTCCGCGAAGCAGAAGAGGTCGGTCGTGCCTGCGGATGACTTGCTGGTGCCGGTGAAGGCATAGTCCAGCTGATGGTCTTCGCGCGGGGCAAAATCGAGTTTCAGGCTGAATGGCCTCGACCAGTTCCCGAAACCGGGGAGCATGCCCTCGCTTTCGGTCGTCACCGACGTTGATTCGATGCTGAATCCGGATTCTGTCAGCGTCGCCTTGCCTTCGTAGCGGAGGAGCCGGGAATACTTCTCGCCGCGAATCTGGAGGGCTTCGTTCTGGTAGAGGACGACGCTGTAGTCCGGCATGATATTCATGGCGATACGTGCAGCCGTCGGCGGGCGGCCGACGCCGTAGGGCTCTCCTTTGCAATACCAGGTCTCGACCTTTTTGAAATAGTTCGCCGCTTCCTGCGGGCCGGCATGTGCGCTTGCCGCCGTTACCGCTGCAAAGCCTGCAGCGAGCAGATAATGGATCGTGTGTTTCAAATCTGTGCCCCCACGGATTTCAATCAAACCTTCCTCGATTGGACGATGTCAGCGGTATGGCGTCAAGGGTCGCTACCGGTCTTCGATTTCAGTTGCGCAAGGCTTTTTGTTCTTGTAATGTTCCGGTTCTGAAAATGAGGAGGCCAGGAAATGATTGGATATGTGACAGTAGGATCGAATGACCTGGAGCGGTCAGCGAAATTCTACGACGCCATCGCTGCAGAAATGGGTGTCGGCCGGATGATGGAGTTCCCGACCTTCATCGCATGGGGCGAGCAAGGCGGCGCCGCCGGGATTGCGGCGACGAAGCCGTTCGATGAAAATCAGGCAACCGTCGGCAATGGCACGATGGTCGCCCTGGCAGCGAAAGACAAGGAACAGGTCCACAAGCTCCACGAGATTGCCCTGGCGAATGGCGGCAGTGATGAAGGCGCCCCAGGCCCGCGCGGCGATGAAGGC
This window harbors:
- a CDS encoding 4a-hydroxytetrahydrobiopterin dehydratase produces the protein MADKMELDTALGQVEGWSAAEDGKHAIFKAFEFDDFATAFGFMSAMATQAEKADHHPEWFNVYNKVEVTLTSHDAGGVTEKDVKLARKMDAFASKLV
- a CDS encoding ATP-binding protein, with protein sequence MPHRKNLHLSTDQLLDALESIDNGFAIHGPDFSLLYVNETARGHFPEFYEHLAKGHTLEESMIHSTRVIAGHIEGFDVEAQSEKLITKMRAFGEIEAPTIDRRHLKATYSQLPDGNILCISTEVTDFRNHERKLRHAKRDALAASEAKSEFLASMSHEIRTPLNGILGMAQALGHRNLQHEEREMVDAILDCSKSLMTLLNDILDLSKIEAGKLEIAPITDDFRHKLKRTERFYRPRAEEKGLFLRVIVDKNIPSVMEFDPVRFRQCIDNLLSNALKFTSTGGVIVAATCEDCTDPDNVRLKIHVSDTGIGMTEQQVSKLFQNFQQADASTTRSFGGSGLGLSIARKLARLMGGDINAVSKPGKGSIFTFSMEAKRVAQPANSDTRPSTPVFAPELVSPRKDERVVDFRGKTALVVDDNRINRRVARLFIEPLGLHVIEAGSGREALDVLSKTPVDIVLLDIHMPEMDGPETLSRIRDSDEAWSEVPTIALTADAMAGDRERYISMGMSDYVSKPIDERQLLTVLTRCLSVAGPERAQRRSQEDENLMNEIDDLILRMSA
- a CDS encoding VOC family protein; its protein translation is MIGYVTVGSNDLERSAKFYDAIAAEMGVGRMMEFPTFIAWGEQGGAAGIAATKPFDENQATVGNGTMVALAAKDKEQVHKLHEIALANGGSDEGAPGPRGDEGFYAAYFRDPDGNKLNAFTMVSA
- a CDS encoding SDR family oxidoreductase produces the protein MGRVSGKMALVTGGAQGLGEATAWMLAREGAKVTVTDVNGEGAQKVAAAINAELGEGTAFAWQHDVTDAERWQVVLKEAHDAMGGLNVLVNNAGIGSLGSVEDEKYETFRHVQNVDVDSIFHGCKYAIPLMRDHGLGSIVNISSIAGIVASANYIAYNTAKAAVRHMSKSIALHCAKTGGQIRCNSVHPVFINTPILDRTKEMFGEEEALAKLGRQIPLGKVGEPDDIAYAVLYLASDESKLVTGIELKVDGGISAM